The nucleotide window GAAATTCACCTCTGGGTTAACAGTTGGAGAGCTTACTGACCTCCTCCAAGTTGCTGCAAAAATCACTGCCATCAAATTCCATCTTCTTTGCGGCTTATTAGCTGTAAAGTATGTAGGCAAATGACTCAAGATCATTGAAACCACCCTTTCAGATCCAGGGCCCAACCACCATAAGAAACACAGAACTATTTACTGGGTCACTGCTCCATGGCATCCACCTGTACAGGACAATGTCACACTTGAATCTACCTTTCTTTGGCCATTCACTAGCTTACTTTTTGCTGACAGCTTCCTATTTATGGAAAAGCCTCAGCTGAGTGCACAAGTACCACAGGTGAATTCATGCTGAAGTCATCACTTCAAGGCAAGTTTTGGCCAAAAATGAGAGCCCTCTTACATAATTTTCTTGGGAGCAACAGGGACAAcaaaaagggaacaaaacagTAGCTGAGAATACAAACCTGACAGCTCATCGATTACGAGGTAACAGACAAACATTACTTCCGATATGGAAGTCAGACTTCAAAGCACTAGTTGcacaaggaagaacaaaaaCCAAGTGATTAAATTGCTATTGTTCCCCCATGTTCCTCTCATAcaacaaaaatctgtttccttgTTTGAGGATAAGCTAACTACTTTTCATCACCTCAAAACTTTTCccagaaagttttatttcaggacCATTTTAGTCATTAAAGTCAACTcaagttttctccttttccctttttacatTTGAGAGGCATTTTAGACTTGTACAGAAGTTCAACTGAATAGTCAAGTTATGCCAGCTGGAATTTTGACCCTacagtttcaagctgaaagCAATGCAATTCTGTTTCACAAAGCACCTTATGTGCAATTTTAAGACTCCATTTCATATGAAATACAGACAAGTatcttttcaggtagttgctgaataataaaactaaataacGCTTCATGAGTTGAAGcaaaaaagtcaaaacatttTACCCCTGCCACAAGCATACAACAAAATCTCTATTTCCCCTCTCTTGTGTTTTAAGTTACCATGTTATCTTCTTTAAAACGCTAAAACAGTCACCTTCTAGTAATTACTTCTGCTAATTCACCACACTTAAATTTGAAAAGCTAACAAGATATCAAGACAAGTTGTTATCCTGGGGAAGGGGCATCTCCTTTATTTCATGTAAGGTTGTTCTACTGCAAGCCAGATGTTTGAAAAGTCAGTCACAAAGGTCTAACAGACATGTTGTTTAGAAATTCTTTGATTTCTACATTTAATGAAAATCCTCCTTTGTCTACTCTGCGTTTCTCCAAATCGAAGTTGACAGTCATACAGAAAGTGACCTTTAAAAGTCTTCTGCAATACATCATGCATTTCCTGGAACTGAGATAAAAACTATACCTTACTAGTGGATATTGTGACTCTACAGGCTACTTACAGGCAAGGAAAGTCTATCCAGTAATTGATGTATAGAATAGCTTAGAATAAGCAAATAAGTCTTCTAAGCACAATTATGGGCATGAGCAATACAAAATGCTGCCCATGAAGCACACACTCCTCTACTTCCATCTCTCAAAGAACAAACACCAGCTTGTCGGTTTATGGGCTGCATGAAGTTCTGATCATTTCAGGATTATCTCCTATCCCACCCATCATCATGCACTTGCTCCTCTACAGTCAAGAGCCATTCAAAACACAAACTGCTCCTGGCACCTTTGAACAGCTGCTGTGTGCGACTTGGAGCTAGACCTGCTTCCCCACCAAGCCACTATGCAGCATCTTCCTGTGGCTGGCAAGGAACCACATGCCTGCTACTGGAAGATCCatgctggaaaagcaaatgagCACAGAGAACAGTGTGCAAAACTGACACACATTCATTTAAAAaccagacacacagagaaaagttCTAACTAGGAGGGTACATAGGTCTCCTGGAAAAAGAATGGCAATAAGTTAGTAACATAAATGAAGTCAATCAATCTGAACATCACACACAGTttataaaaaagcagaaattaatacaCCATAATTCATGCATTCTTCTGTCCATTAATAAAACAGGTTTCcccaaattagaaaaaaaatcccagtgtcTAGACAGGACTcagcatttaaaatgctttaaaagacatttattcTAGGAGAAGCACAAAAAAGCCCTCAGTAATGATACCGAGCTCATCATCCCAAGTTAAGAAACAGGTCTTAACCAAGTATACAAGGTTAGTCAGACTCACCTTCCCTCGTTGATTTTTGCTTTATCCCCTTGACAAGAGAAGTTCTCAATGTAACCTAGGCTGCAGTTGATTCGTGTCCAGTCAGGCTGGCACACCGCAAGGAAGTGAGGACGCAGTCTACCTATGGAGTACTTGGCAATGTCCGTCAACGACTGGCTAGCAGTTGCTCCAAAAATGAAGGTTCCAATGGCTTTGTAAATAGTGGCTATGTAGTTATTTCTGACAAATGAATTTGAGTGCAAATTATTATAAAAGACAGAGAGAGTCTCTCCTAGGAttatctgaaagagaaataaggaCAACAGTTAAATATTAgttgcttaaaaagaaatgtattatcTTGTTGTTAACATTCAGACATGTAGACTCAAAAATTAGGTTTATTAACATTAAGCtgcaaatttaaatttttcaagAGTCAGCAGTAACCATGCCCAGACTTTAATAATTTACATAGAAGAATTAAAACCTTTACCTTACCCTGCTCCACGATGAACTTATTATCGATTTTCAGAATATCTTATTAAAACAAGCCATTCTCAGAGTATCTTTTATCCATTATATCTGGCATGGCCCTagtcagaaacatttttttcagtatcgCATTTTATTCTATACTGAGTCGTCTTCATCAAAGCTTCTGCTGAGcagaatttctgtatttcaccATAAAGTTACAATTTTTGTGAAGCCAAGATTATTCTGAAGGGTCTAGACTTCATCCCCAGATGTGAAAGGAGAGtttgtaaaaaagaaatttcctaTTCCTCAGGAAAATTAAATCTTTAGGGGCAAAAAGAAACCAATGAGAGTAGGGAAAAGTCAAGCATTAGTGAGGTCTTcccaaggttttttttttccactctgcaTTAAGTGTTGAGAGGAAAGcagatttaattttgttttcctgcaacTTTATGTCTTGCAGAAAGTAAGTTTTTCCTTAAATCATGTACAAAACTTCAACCCATACAGGCTGGATACTGAATCAGATGATCCCATTTTGCACAGGAAGGCTCAACTGATACAGCTCATCAAATGGGTGGGGGGTTGTAAGCATATATGTATAGAGTAGATATCTTTTAAAATCCTGTAAAGATTAAATAATGGCTCCATCTGTCACTTGAGCGACTCGTCCAGGAACccagcaaagcagagctttggTGAAGGAAGCTGTTATTTCTGACACCTGGGCAGACAGAGTAGCTGTTAGCAACTTTGCACATTAAGGCAAACACAATCTCATCAGATGCATGGCACTGAAGTTTTTGCACTCTGCACCATATCAAAACATGGAGTGAAGCAGAGAAACACCAGAACATGGACTAAAGCTGAGAAAGTTTTCAGTAAAGTATGTATTGGCAAGCTCCTATACAGAATTCCACCTATCCCAGAGAGTGACCTTTTAATGAGGATAGTTGAGCACAAATACCACAGCCATGACTGGTAAATAATGAATCCCTTTTAAAGAACACTGCTGTAAAACCTGCAAGAAGGTTGAGATGACAAAAAACTAGGTAACGTCAATGCTACTTTACTGGATGCAGACAATGAGTATTAATCTTCAATAGTCTGAGTAAGCATTGAGTAAAGGACACcaacatttgcttttgaaaagccTAATTTCACAAATAAAAGATGGTCACTGATGTTGCAAAGGTAACTTTGTTAGCTAAATTCATACAGGCTCATATGGAGACTGGATAAATTCAAAGCAAATACATCCATTAAAAATCACTATATTAATCGAAGCCTTTTCTGGCTCCGGAAGTCCCTGAGCTGCAAATGGCTGGTAGCAAAGTAGTGAGAGCAAAACCACTCTTTTCTCGCTACATCTTCTGTTCTTGTTGTGACTAAGTACTGATGCTTAAGTAATATTAACTACCAACAGTAGctacagagtaaaaaaaatggtcctattttaaaaagtaggaTCTTTTACAATAAACCACTTGCTAGttaacagaacagagaaaaatcaaaaaagttTTATCTGCTCcagaagtatttctttaagTTTTGGAGGAGATTTTCCAAAAAAAGGTAAGACTAGGCAGGTCACCATTTTGATTCCCAGCCCCATATTTCTGcagttgtggaaaaaaaaattccactcaAGAGCAAACATAAGATACAAGTTAATCTTTATGCTGGAACCTAGATAAAAATCTGTGCAGTCCTTATGTAAGAGTTAATCACGATAACATCCCTCCTAATattaacacagagaaaaagctggCCAATAGAGCAGCTAAATGTAAACTTCACTTTTTCCAGCTTTGATTCCTAGGATATATTTGAGTAAGTATTTATACGcctaaaaaaaatcttattttgcttattttaactCTGCTCAAAGTGTAGCTCTAATGAGCTTTGATGTCACCCAACATAGAGCCATGAGTGGAGTCTGAAGCTTTTTTGCTCATCTGGACAGGGATCTTGAAGCCCCTGTTGAAGGGCCATCGTTGTAACATACATAAGACTCAGGAGAGGAAATAGTTAACTCATGAATTCCAGCTCTCCCCTCTGCCCATTCCCAAGGACATACCCTATCACCCCTTTTTGCCCCAGCACTGACACTGTATTCTTCAAAGAGCCATTTCACTCCCCCTAGCTCAAGCAAAGCTGTTGATTTCTGCCAGGCTAAGGAATTTCACTAGCTTATCCTGGTTCAGACGAGCCACCAGAGGTGACAGAAGACATAGTAAAAGTGGGACCTCACTTTTTATCCATAGGTTAGCTCAGCTGACAACATGTAATTAAACCTAAAGGAGACAGTCAGTATGTCCTTAAGGCAGTTTGGCTGAGCTAGGAGCTTGGTCAAAGAGGGAGATCCCAAACTGGCAGTTGTAGAGGCAGTCTCTCCGTCTCACGGATCCGATGTAAAGACACAGGAGAGAGAGCAGTACCCTGTTTTCAGCCAGGTTAGATGCAGCATGAAAGTGAGCCCCAACATTAAATCAAATACAAATGATCCCAGTGTTTTATCCTGACTTTCAGGGAAATATCCAGGGAAAAAACTCTTGGCTACTTATTCTTTTACTTCTAGTTATGCTTTGGATAGCTTTTGATTGGAagctataatatttttctgctaaagAATTTAGTATCTGTTGTTATACTTCCACACACAGGGAGTGCTCCCAGTGACTATGTGGCAGATAAAAATGTTGCCTTAACAGCAAACTCATGCTCAAAGTGGAAGCTCCCAAAACACAGAAGCTTGAGACAGGCATTTAGAACATATTGGTGTTATTCTGAGCCGATATGGTAAGGAAAGAGTTTTTTCTCTCACAGACTACAGAATTAAGCCATCATAATTCTgaagtattatttttctgttaaaaaaaatccctaataAACGTTTTGGTTATTCTTGCCagaacagcatttcttttaaaaagtcaagaaaTCTTTACAGACCACAGTTTCGGAAGTCTGCATTAACAGATCgcccctcctccctcttccccacctccattgaaattaaaagcaatgaagaaaagttTAACTTACAACAATTATACAGAAAGGAATAATTATTCCTGCTAACAACTTATAAGAAATGGTGTCCTCTTTGTATGGATACCGGATGGATTCATCACTACAGAAAACTCCTCTCTGGAAGGGGATACGTCTTGAATTGAGAATTGCAAAAGGCAAGCCAGCTagcaaaaaggaataaaaaatacattacaaaagGAACACAGGCTCTGACGGTGATCACACCCCCGCCATTTCCAAAGAGAAGTGCATAAAGAGGAACAGGCATGCAGCAGGTTAAAAGGATATGGGCTTCCTTTGGCCCGTGACGACTGTCTTGTCTTTGCAGCTGCCAGGAAGGGCTGTTGAATGAAGGAGAGCAGGACAGGACTGCTCTCACCTTTGTATTTGTGACATCAAGTATGGAAGCATGCCGAAACCATGATTAAGTAAACTGTTCAGTGGCAACTGACAAGTTGGTCAGTCTGAGTGCCACAATTATCGACTATTCCTTTATATTCCAGGAAGCAACAGTTGCCCCTTTATACCTTCTCTGTACAGCTTTACAAGTCAGAAGAGCATAAAGTGCATTTCATGAAAGCGTAAAAGCCTGCTTTTCAGCAAGTGCAAGTGCAGAAGGAATTTtcaggaagagatggaaaaaaggagaagtaCACACACGAGATCCCCTCACTTCCACACTCAGTGGATGGCTCCCCGGAACAACATGGTCACTGCATAAGCCGTACAGCCTTAGGGCATAGAGATCTTATTGCCTTCTCTTCCACAAAAGAGAAAGCCTTTGGGTCATCCTAAACTCAACCAAGTACAAGATTAAGGCAAACAATGCTTTTTGCTATCACACCTCAAAAGACCTGCAATACTG belongs to Cuculus canorus isolate bCucCan1 chromosome Z, bCucCan1.pri, whole genome shotgun sequence and includes:
- the PLPP1 gene encoding phospholipid phosphatase 1 isoform X2 gives rise to the protein MFDRTRLPFVALDVVCVVLAGLPFAILNSRRIPFQRGVFCSDESIRYPYKEDTISYKLLAGIIIPFCIIVIILGETLSVFYNNLHSNSFVRNNYIATIYKAIGTFIFGATASQSLTDIAKYSIGRLRPHFLAVCQPDWTRINCSLGYIENFSCQGDKAKINEGRLSFYSGHSSFSMYCMLFLALYLQARMKGDWARLVRPTLQFGLIAASIYVGLSRVSDYKHHWSDVLTGLIQGAVVAVLIVVYVSDFFKERICTFQPKEDSHTTLHETPTNGNHFGSNHQP